One Gossypium arboreum isolate Shixiya-1 chromosome 13, ASM2569848v2, whole genome shotgun sequence genomic window, TCCAACGGCCCAATCAAGCGATGACATCCGCCCACCCGCCGCCGGCACCGGGACGCGAGCTCTCCAATCCTCCGACTGATGGGATCTCGAACCTCCGATTCTCCAACCACAGCGATCACCTACTCGTCTCCTCATGGGATAAGGTGCTCCCTCACCATCAAAATACCTTTCAAACCTTTAAAGTTTCCTTTAATTTCCAGCTAACAGATTTTTAATAATAGACTGTGAGATTGTATGACGCGAGTGCCGATTCATTACGAGGAGAGTTCATGCACGGTGGGCCTGTACTCGATTGTTGCTTCCATGATGATTCCTCTGGATTTAGTGCCAGCGCTGATAATACGGTTAGGAGGTTAGTTAATGAAGCTTTGGCTGTTTCCGTTTTCTTTTTCTGTTTGATTCTCGAGAATGTTTTGGAAAATGAATTTTGGAATCAAGCTTAAAATTGAGCTGTTAGCTTTGCAGGATAGTGTTTAGCCATGGAAAGGAGGATATTTTAGGTAGACATGATGCTCCCGTGCGTTGTATAGAGTACTCTTATGCAGCAGGTTGGTTAAAATTACAAACCTTCTCTTCTCTTTTCATTTAATGTGGATTTCAAGATAATTTGCCTTTGATTTGGCCCTTCAAAGTAGGATTTTTATACCTGCTAGTAGAATGTGCATCGGAAATTTCAAGTTTGtcgaaaagaaaatagaattatatacttcggtttaactgaaaaagaaaatgagaggaTGAAAAGTGTTCATTTTTAAGGATTGGTGCAAGTTGAATCGTAATTGAATGATGTTAATCGCAAATTCCACTCAATCCTGTTGGGTATGAATGAACATATGAGTTCTCATTTAGAATATCAAACTAATCCTATGGATTTTAAGTTGTGGAAATGTACTAAATGTACTATACAGGAGAGCTTTTTGTTTCATTTAAGAGATATCTGAATCCTTAATCTTTTATTCTGTTTGTTATAGGACAAGTTATCACAGGCAGTTGGGACAAGACATTGAAATGTTGGGATCCAAGAGGTACAAGTGGCCAGGAGCGTACTCTTGTTGGCACATACCCACAGCCTGAGCGAGTTTACTCATTATCTCTTGTTGGAAATCGTTTAGTTGTGGCAACTGCAGGAAGACAAGTAAATGTTTACGATCTGCGGAATATGTCGCAACCTGAGCAACGAAGAGAATCTTCATTGAAATATCAAACTAGGTGTGTGAGATGTTATCCGAATGGAACAGGTACTAGTTATAACCTCTAAAACTTTTGTAAATTTTTATAAGGTAGGAAATACTATTTAAAGGAAGGCTTAGATTTTACAAGCATTGAAATAAATCATTAGTCCTTGATGTTTAGATATGTAATCCATTTATTCTTCTGTCACTTTTATTTTGGGTAAAGTTGCTTCTCATTAGAAAAGTTTATGCAGGATACGCTCTTAGTTCGGTTGAAGGGCGGGTGGCAATGGAGTTCTTTGATATTTCAGAGGCCAGTCAAGCCAAAAAGTACGTATCTGTCTTTTCCTTTTAGCTGTATATATTGAGGTATATGCTGGTTATGTGTATAACATGAACTTTGGAACTGTTCTTCAGCTGATCCTACCCACTTTTCAttatcttttgcttttattaatggGTATTTTGGATCATTGGTAGATATGCCTTTAAGTGCCATCGGAAATCTGAGGCTGGACGGGACATTGTATATCCAGTAAATGCTATTGCATTCCATCCCGTGTAAGTTTCTGTATTAGTCCTCAATTTGTATGCTAAGATGGTATAAAGTACATGATGTTGCAAGTATTGTCCTTCCGTTGTTTGTGTTTGAGTAGCTGACATGGACAGATGAGAATTAGTAATTGGAAGCGTTCAAAACAGattgatcatttttctcttatttgattcaaatattgctgagaaataaataaataaaatgcaaaTCTGTATTACTAGCAACTTCCAATCTTTTAGCATTTCAGACACGAGGTTACAGTTTATTGGTAATGCTTTCGAGTTAGGCTCAACTAAGCGATTTTTCTGAAAGCTTAAAAGTTGAtctcgaaaaataattaatatctGCTCCTTCCGACACGCACAATTGCTAATTTCTGCTTTGATTTTCAACCTGCAGCTATGGTACATTTGCAACTGGAGGTTGTGATGGTTTTGTTAATGTGTGGGATGGAAACAATAAGAAGAGGCTGTATCAGGTAAGTGATTGGATTGAACTGTAGTTTTATTTTCACAGTGAAAGCCCGATAGTTTACCACCAGTTTTAAATGATCTTTTGCAGTACTCAAAGTACCCAACAAGCATTGCAGCTCTTTCGTTCAGTAGAGATGGACGATTGTTGGCTGTGGCATCAAGTTACACGTTTGAAGAGGGGGAGAAGCCGTAAGACAACTCCCACTTACTCTCTCAAATGCAAAAAAACCTCAAAGTAAACCATATAATTCAGACATATCTGAGCACTAATTTAATATCCTTTTTCTTGTGTGCAGACATGAACCGGATGCCATTTTCGTTCGAAGTGTAAACGAAATAGAAGTCAAGCCAAAACCAAAAGTGTACCCTAACCCTCCAGCATAGCCAAGTAAGGATCTCtatataatttatggt contains:
- the LOC108461867 gene encoding mitotic checkpoint protein BUB3.2 — protein: MTSAHPPPAPGRELSNPPTDGISNLRFSNHSDHLLVSSWDKTVRLYDASADSLRGEFMHGGPVLDCCFHDDSSGFSASADNTVRRIVFSHGKEDILGRHDAPVRCIEYSYAAGQVITGSWDKTLKCWDPRGTSGQERTLVGTYPQPERVYSLSLVGNRLVVATAGRQVNVYDLRNMSQPEQRRESSLKYQTRCVRCYPNGTGYALSSVEGRVAMEFFDISEASQAKKYAFKCHRKSEAGRDIVYPVNAIAFHPVYGTFATGGCDGFVNVWDGNNKKRLYQYSKYPTSIAALSFSRDGRLLAVASSYTFEEGEKPHEPDAIFVRSVNEIEVKPKPKVYPNPPA